One genomic segment of Mycolicibacterium gilvum includes these proteins:
- the pta gene encoding phosphate acetyltransferase — MPDAAKTTISAIYVASPEGDTGKSTIALGILHRLAATVARVGVFRPITRGDGAPRDYILELLLDQTTAGLPYEDCVGVTYHQLHEDPEAALAEIVDRFHAVADRCDAVLVVGSDYTDVAAPSELSVNARIAANLGAPVVLAVKAKGRTPEQVAQVVELCVDEIAAQHAHTAAVVANRCDPAQLVEVGEALTKIEPQSYVLPEEPLLVAPSVAELQAVVEGAVVQGDPALLHREVLDVLVAGMTAEHVLERLTEGGVVITPGDRSDVVLAVLSAHAAEGFPSLSGVILNGGLPLHPAIDGLVAGLGQRLPIVETRFGTFETASRVAATRGRVTSQSHRKIDTALTLMDTYVDTAELLAHLALPIPSVVTPQMFTHQLLERASADRQRIVLPEGNDDRILRAAGRLLQRSVADLTILGDESQVRARAAELGVDLSHAAVLDPKTSELCDRFAEQYAELRKHKGVTLDRAREVIHDVSYFGTMLVHNDMVDGMVSGARHTTAHTIRPAFEIIRTAPGVSTVSSIFLMCLADEVLAYGDCAIVPDPTAEQLADIAISSARTAAQFGIEPRVAMLSYSTGTSGTGADVDKVRQATELVRSREPDLPVEGPIQYDAAVEPSVAQTKMPDSTVAGRATVLIFPDLNTGNNTYKAVQRSAGAIAIGPVLQGLNKPVNDLSRGALVEDIVNTVAITAIQAQGVPR, encoded by the coding sequence GTGCCCGACGCTGCGAAGACGACCATCTCCGCCATCTACGTGGCGTCGCCGGAAGGTGACACCGGGAAGTCGACCATCGCGCTGGGCATTCTGCACCGCCTGGCCGCCACCGTCGCCCGTGTCGGGGTCTTCCGGCCCATCACCCGCGGCGACGGGGCGCCGCGGGACTACATTCTCGAACTGCTGCTCGACCAGACCACCGCGGGCCTGCCCTACGAGGACTGCGTCGGGGTCACCTATCACCAGCTGCACGAGGATCCGGAGGCCGCGCTCGCCGAGATCGTCGACCGATTCCACGCGGTGGCCGACCGGTGTGACGCCGTGCTCGTGGTGGGCAGTGACTACACCGACGTCGCCGCACCGAGCGAGTTGTCGGTCAACGCCCGCATCGCCGCCAACCTCGGGGCGCCGGTGGTGCTCGCCGTCAAAGCCAAGGGACGCACCCCCGAACAGGTGGCGCAGGTCGTCGAGCTGTGCGTCGACGAGATCGCCGCGCAGCACGCCCACACCGCAGCGGTGGTGGCCAACCGCTGCGACCCTGCACAGCTGGTCGAGGTCGGCGAGGCGCTGACGAAGATCGAACCGCAGAGCTACGTGCTGCCCGAGGAGCCGCTGCTGGTGGCGCCGTCGGTCGCCGAATTGCAGGCCGTCGTCGAAGGTGCTGTGGTGCAGGGGGATCCAGCGCTCCTGCATCGGGAGGTGCTCGACGTCCTGGTGGCGGGCATGACGGCCGAGCACGTCCTCGAACGGCTCACCGAAGGCGGCGTCGTCATCACCCCGGGCGACCGGTCCGACGTCGTCCTCGCCGTGCTCAGCGCGCATGCGGCCGAGGGCTTTCCGTCGCTGTCCGGGGTGATCCTCAACGGCGGCCTGCCGCTGCACCCGGCCATCGACGGCCTGGTCGCCGGTCTCGGGCAGCGCCTGCCGATCGTCGAGACCCGGTTCGGCACCTTCGAAACCGCGAGCCGTGTCGCCGCGACCCGCGGCCGGGTCACGTCCCAGTCCCATCGCAAGATCGACACCGCGCTGACGTTGATGGACACCTACGTCGACACTGCCGAACTCCTCGCTCACCTGGCCCTGCCGATCCCGTCGGTGGTCACCCCGCAGATGTTCACCCACCAACTCCTTGAGCGGGCGAGCGCGGACCGGCAACGCATCGTGCTGCCCGAGGGCAACGACGACCGCATCCTGCGAGCCGCCGGACGTCTGCTGCAGCGCTCGGTCGCCGATCTGACAATCCTCGGCGACGAGAGCCAGGTCAGGGCGCGCGCGGCTGAACTCGGCGTCGACCTGTCCCACGCCGCGGTGCTCGATCCGAAGACCAGCGAGCTGTGCGACCGGTTCGCCGAGCAGTATGCCGAGCTGCGTAAACACAAGGGAGTGACCCTCGACCGGGCTCGCGAGGTCATCCACGACGTCTCCTACTTCGGCACCATGCTCGTACACAACGACATGGTCGACGGCATGGTGTCAGGGGCCCGCCACACCACCGCGCACACCATCCGGCCCGCGTTCGAGATCATCCGGACGGCGCCCGGGGTCTCGACGGTGTCGAGCATCTTCCTGATGTGTCTGGCCGACGAGGTGCTGGCCTACGGCGATTGCGCGATCGTGCCGGATCCGACCGCCGAGCAGCTCGCCGACATCGCGATCTCCTCGGCCCGCACCGCCGCGCAGTTCGGCATCGAGCCGCGGGTCGCGATGCTGTCCTACTCGACGGGCACGTCGGGGACCGGTGCCGATGTCGACAAGGTCAGGCAGGCAACGGAACTGGTGCGCTCCCGGGAACCGGATCTGCCGGTGGAGGGACCGATCCAGTACGACGCCGCCGTGGAACCGTCGGTCGCCCAGACCAAGATGCCCGACTCGACGGTGGCGGGCCGGGCCACGGTGCTGATCTTCCCGGATCTGAACACCGGCAACAACACCTACAAAGCGGTGCAGCGCAGCGCCGGCGCGATCGCGATCGGGCCCGTCCTGCAGGGACTGAACAAGCCCGTCAACGATCTGTCACGCGGCGCGCTGGTGGAGGACATCGTCAACACCGTGGCGATCACCGCCATCCAGGCTCAGGGGGTTCCCCGATGA
- a CDS encoding acetate kinase, with product MTRTVLVLNSGSSSVKYAVLEPDSGVLIADGIVERIGQDGGARDHAAAMKEVFDSLAADGHQLEDLGLMAVGHRVVHGGPDLYRPTIVDEAVIDRLKELGPLAPLHNPPAVLGIEVARDALPDLPHVAVFDTAFFHDLPAAAATYAIDAEVARDWNIRRYGFHGTSHQYVSEQAAAFLDVPLESLSQIVLHLGNGASVSAIVGGRPVETSMGLTPMEGLVMGTRSGDVDPGVIFYLWREAGMPVEDIESMLNRRSGVRGLGGEVDFRELHRRIESGDDAAELAYEVYIHRLRKYIGAYLAILGSADVITFTAGVGENDAVVRRDALTGLAAFGIEIDEHLNDSPGRGARRISADGAPTTVLVIPTDEELAIARACTGVLGARPGDG from the coding sequence ATGACACGCACGGTACTCGTGCTCAACTCCGGCTCGTCATCGGTGAAATACGCAGTCCTGGAACCTGATTCGGGTGTGCTGATCGCCGACGGCATCGTCGAGCGGATCGGCCAGGATGGCGGGGCGCGCGACCATGCCGCCGCGATGAAAGAGGTGTTCGACTCCCTGGCCGCCGACGGACACCAGCTTGAGGACCTCGGTCTGATGGCGGTCGGACACCGGGTGGTGCACGGCGGTCCGGACCTGTACCGGCCGACCATCGTCGACGAGGCTGTCATCGATCGACTCAAGGAACTGGGTCCGCTTGCCCCGCTGCACAATCCGCCGGCCGTCCTGGGGATCGAGGTCGCGCGCGACGCGCTGCCCGATCTGCCGCACGTCGCGGTGTTCGACACCGCGTTCTTCCACGACCTGCCCGCCGCCGCGGCAACGTACGCGATCGACGCCGAGGTGGCCCGCGACTGGAACATCCGCCGCTACGGCTTCCACGGCACGTCGCACCAGTACGTCAGCGAGCAGGCCGCGGCGTTCCTGGACGTGCCGCTGGAGTCGTTGAGCCAGATCGTCCTGCATCTCGGCAACGGCGCATCGGTCTCGGCGATCGTCGGCGGACGACCGGTGGAGACCTCGATGGGGTTGACACCGATGGAGGGGCTGGTGATGGGAACACGTTCCGGCGACGTGGATCCCGGCGTGATCTTCTATCTGTGGCGCGAGGCCGGGATGCCCGTCGAGGACATCGAGTCCATGCTCAACCGGCGTTCCGGGGTGCGGGGACTCGGCGGTGAGGTCGACTTCCGGGAGCTGCACCGCAGGATCGAATCCGGCGACGACGCAGCGGAACTGGCGTACGAGGTGTACATCCACCGGCTGCGCAAGTACATCGGCGCCTACCTCGCGATACTCGGGTCGGCCGACGTCATCACCTTCACCGCGGGGGTCGGGGAGAACGACGCGGTCGTCCGGCGCGACGCACTGACGGGCCTGGCCGCGTTCGGCATCGAGATCGACGAGCACCTCAACGACAGCCCGGGCAGGGGCGCCCGGCGCATCTCGGCCGACGGCGCCCCGACGACGGTGCTAGTGATACCCACCGACGAGGAGCTTGCGATCGCTCGGGCGTGTACGGGCGTACTTGGCGCTCGACCCGGTGACGGGTAG
- a CDS encoding STAS domain-containing protein: protein MAISEALPPSSTQRVFRPDPTSFELREEHHRATFSACELPPTTVLVTIHGEIDATNNMPLAHYIEKRIGDSRKLIVDLQTVEFFAASGFAALFNVNVVCHRRGVRWQLLAGPHVRRLLRVCDPQRELPVTGSSAKYARTRPSDRKLLVGGYH from the coding sequence ATGGCCATATCGGAAGCCTTACCGCCTTCGAGCACCCAGAGGGTGTTCCGGCCGGATCCGACATCGTTCGAGCTCCGCGAGGAGCACCACCGCGCCACGTTCTCGGCGTGCGAGTTGCCGCCGACGACCGTGCTGGTGACCATCCACGGCGAGATCGACGCCACCAACAACATGCCGCTGGCCCACTACATCGAGAAACGTATCGGCGATTCCCGCAAGCTCATCGTGGACCTGCAGACCGTCGAGTTCTTCGCCGCGTCCGGCTTTGCCGCTCTGTTCAACGTCAACGTGGTGTGCCACCGCCGTGGCGTGCGTTGGCAGCTGCTCGCCGGCCCGCATGTCCGGCGCCTGCTGCGGGTGTGCGATCCGCAGCGGGAACTACCCGTCACCGGGTCGAGCGCCAAGTACGCCCGTACACGCCCGAGCGATCGCAAGCTCCTCGTCGGTGGGTATCACTAG
- a CDS encoding serine/threonine-protein kinase PknG — protein sequence MSEYPDDIDPDTEPEDGPGTQPAGFADLADDSMATLRPMATQAVFRPHFDDDDDDSDALVHSGDTEPQDTATTITRHLSPTRRLGGGLVEIPRVPARDPLAALMTDPVVAESKRFCWNCGRPVGRSTKDGRALSEGWCPHCGSAYSFLPQLNPGDIVADQYEIKGCIAHGGLGWVYLAFDKNVNDRPVVLKGLVHSGDAEAQAIAMAERQFLAEVTHPGIVKIYNFVEHEDKHGNPVGYIVMEYVGGTSLKQATLLKHSSRIRLPAAEAIGFMLEILPALGYLHSLGLVYNDLKPENIMVTEDQLKIIDLGAVSRINSFGYLYGTPGYQAPEIVRTGPTVATDIYTVGRTLAALTMRLPTRKGRYLDGLPEDNPVLEEYDSFGRLLRRAIDPDPRRRFQTAEELSSQLMGVLREVVASDTGVPRPGLSTMFSPSRSTFGVDLLVAHTDVYLDGQVHSEKLTAQEIVKALQVPLVDPTDVGATVLSATLLSQPVQTLDSLRAVRHGALDSDGVDLSQSVELPLMEVRALLDLGDVAKATRKLDDLAERVGWRWRLVWFRAVSELLTADYDSATKHFTQVLDTLPGELAPKLALAATAELAGASDERTFYKTVWDTDHGVISAGFGLARALSAEGDREGAVRTLDEVPATSRHFTTARLTSAVTLLSGRSTSEITEEHIRSAARRVEALPDTEPRVLQIRALVLGTAMDWLADNTASTNHILGFPFTEHGLQLGVEASLRSLARVAPTQAHRYALVDLANSVRPMSTF from the coding sequence TTGAGCGAGTACCCGGACGACATCGATCCCGACACCGAACCCGAGGACGGTCCGGGGACCCAGCCCGCCGGTTTCGCCGACCTGGCCGACGACTCGATGGCGACACTGCGGCCGATGGCCACCCAGGCCGTGTTCCGTCCGCACTTCGACGATGACGACGACGACAGCGACGCACTCGTGCACAGCGGGGACACCGAGCCGCAGGACACCGCGACGACGATCACGCGCCACCTGTCCCCGACGCGCAGGCTCGGCGGCGGGCTGGTGGAGATCCCGCGGGTGCCCGCGCGGGATCCGCTGGCCGCCTTGATGACCGACCCGGTGGTCGCCGAGTCGAAACGCTTCTGCTGGAACTGCGGCAGGCCCGTCGGCCGGTCGACCAAGGACGGCCGCGCACTGTCGGAGGGCTGGTGCCCGCACTGCGGCAGCGCGTACTCCTTTCTGCCGCAGCTCAATCCAGGTGACATCGTCGCCGACCAGTACGAGATCAAGGGCTGCATCGCCCACGGCGGGCTGGGCTGGGTGTATCTGGCGTTCGACAAGAACGTCAACGACCGACCGGTGGTGCTCAAAGGCCTCGTGCACTCCGGCGACGCCGAGGCGCAGGCGATCGCGATGGCCGAGCGGCAGTTCCTCGCCGAGGTGACCCATCCGGGAATCGTGAAGATCTACAACTTCGTCGAACACGAGGACAAGCACGGCAATCCGGTCGGCTACATCGTGATGGAGTACGTCGGCGGCACCTCCCTCAAGCAGGCGACCCTGCTCAAACACAGCTCGCGGATCCGCCTGCCCGCGGCCGAGGCGATCGGCTTCATGCTGGAGATCCTGCCCGCGCTGGGCTATCTGCACTCCCTGGGCCTGGTCTACAACGACCTCAAACCCGAGAACATCATGGTCACCGAGGACCAGCTCAAGATCATCGATCTCGGTGCGGTGTCGCGGATCAACTCGTTCGGCTACCTGTACGGGACGCCGGGATACCAGGCGCCCGAGATCGTGCGGACCGGGCCGACCGTGGCCACCGACATCTACACCGTGGGGCGCACGCTGGCGGCTCTGACGATGCGGCTGCCGACCCGCAAGGGCCGCTATCTCGACGGTCTGCCGGAGGACAACCCGGTCCTCGAGGAGTACGACTCGTTCGGCCGGCTGCTGCGCCGCGCGATCGACCCGGATCCGCGCCGGCGCTTCCAGACCGCCGAGGAACTCTCCAGCCAGTTGATGGGTGTGCTGCGCGAGGTGGTCGCCAGTGACACCGGGGTGCCGCGTCCCGGCCTGTCGACGATGTTCAGCCCGTCTCGATCCACCTTCGGTGTCGATCTGCTGGTCGCGCACACCGACGTCTACCTCGACGGTCAGGTGCACTCGGAGAAGCTCACGGCACAGGAGATCGTCAAGGCGCTGCAGGTGCCGCTGGTGGACCCCACCGACGTCGGGGCCACCGTGCTCTCGGCGACGTTGCTGAGTCAGCCTGTGCAGACGCTGGATTCGCTGCGCGCGGTGCGGCACGGCGCCCTGGATTCCGACGGCGTCGATCTGAGCCAGTCGGTCGAGCTGCCGTTGATGGAGGTGCGCGCGCTGCTCGACCTCGGCGATGTCGCCAAGGCGACCCGCAAGCTCGACGACCTCGCCGAGCGGGTCGGCTGGCGCTGGCGGCTGGTCTGGTTCCGCGCGGTCTCTGAACTGCTCACCGCCGACTACGACTCGGCGACAAAGCATTTCACGCAGGTCCTGGACACCCTTCCCGGCGAACTGGCGCCCAAGCTGGCGCTGGCCGCCACCGCCGAGCTCGCCGGTGCCTCCGATGAGCGCACGTTCTACAAGACCGTCTGGGACACCGACCACGGGGTGATCTCCGCCGGGTTCGGACTCGCCCGCGCGCTGTCCGCCGAGGGCGACCGCGAGGGCGCCGTCCGCACCCTCGACGAAGTCCCCGCCACCTCAAGGCATTTCACCACCGCGCGGCTCACCAGCGCGGTGACGCTGCTGTCCGGGCGGTCCACCAGCGAGATCACCGAGGAGCACATCCGCAGCGCCGCGCGACGGGTGGAGGCACTGCCCGACACCGAACCCCGCGTGCTGCAGATCCGCGCACTGGTCCTCGGCACCGCGATGGACTGGCTTGCCGACAATACGGCCAGCACCAACCACATCCTCGGTTTCCCGTTCACCGAGCACGGGCTGCAGCTCGGCGTGGAGGCGTCCCTGCGCAGCCTGGCCCGGGTGGCGCCGACGCAGGCGCACCGCTACGCGCTGGTCGATCTGGCCAACAGCGTGCGGCCGATGTCCACGTTCTGA
- a CDS encoding glutamate ABC transporter substrate-binding protein yields the protein MSACAKKKPTLMSKRALRRVGAALATAVMLSGCAQALPVVPTPTVTLAPPTPAGLEELPPVPARPATPADTDCDPRASLRPFATQEEADAAVANIKARGRLIVGLDIGSNLFSFRDPITGEITGFDVDIAGEIARDIFGTPSQVEYRILSSADRVDALRDNQVDVVVKTMTITCERKKLVNFSTAYLIANQRILAPRDSNIRQSSDLSGKRVCVAKGTTSLERIQQISPPPLIVGVVTWADCLVALQQRQVDAVSTDDAILAGLVSQDPYLHIVGPSMNEEPYGIGVNLQNTGLVRYVNGTLQRIRRDGTWNTLYRKWLTVLGPAPAPPVARYTD from the coding sequence ATGAGCGCTTGCGCGAAGAAGAAACCAACCCTGATGAGTAAGCGAGCGCTTCGGCGCGTCGGTGCGGCGCTGGCGACCGCCGTGATGCTGAGCGGTTGCGCGCAGGCGCTGCCGGTGGTCCCGACGCCGACGGTGACGCTCGCCCCGCCGACACCGGCGGGTCTCGAGGAGCTGCCGCCGGTGCCCGCGCGGCCGGCGACGCCCGCCGACACCGACTGTGATCCGCGGGCGAGCCTGCGGCCGTTCGCCACCCAGGAGGAGGCCGACGCCGCGGTCGCCAACATCAAGGCCCGCGGCCGGCTGATCGTCGGGTTGGACATCGGCAGCAACCTGTTCAGCTTCCGCGACCCGATCACCGGGGAGATCACCGGTTTCGACGTCGACATCGCCGGCGAGATCGCCCGCGACATCTTCGGCACCCCGTCGCAGGTGGAGTACCGCATCCTGTCGTCGGCCGACCGCGTCGACGCGCTGCGCGACAATCAGGTCGACGTCGTCGTCAAGACCATGACCATCACCTGTGAGCGCAAGAAGCTGGTGAACTTCTCGACCGCCTACCTGATCGCCAATCAGCGCATCCTGGCCCCGCGCGACTCGAACATCCGTCAGTCGAGCGATCTTTCGGGCAAGCGGGTGTGTGTCGCCAAGGGCACGACGTCGCTGGAGCGGATCCAGCAGATCAGTCCGCCGCCGCTGATCGTCGGGGTCGTCACGTGGGCCGACTGCCTGGTGGCGTTGCAACAGCGTCAGGTCGACGCCGTCAGCACCGACGACGCGATCCTGGCCGGGCTGGTGTCCCAGGATCCGTATCTGCACATCGTCGGACCGTCGATGAACGAGGAGCCCTACGGCATCGGCGTCAACCTGCAGAACACCGGTCTGGTGCGCTACGTGAACGGAACACTGCAACGCATTCGGCGCGATGGCACGTGGAACACGTTGTACCGCAAGTGGTTGACCGTGCTGGGTCCGGCGCCCGCACCTCCGGTCGCGAGGTACACGGATTGA
- the glnX gene encoding protein kinase G-activating protein GlnX yields MTVELAHPSTEPLASRSPTAPSHPRWWFLWTTPGRILSIGMVLAALVIASAFATSTTINDRQQALTAVLNHTEPLAFAAGQLYTTLSVADAAAATAFIAGAEPRPVRQRYEQAITDASVAVTRASSGLTEESLVQLLGRINARLAVYTGLVETARTNNRAGNPVGSSYLSEASALMQLQILPDAQRLYEETSARVDAETTASTRIPIPVILVVTATLLFGVFANRWLAKRTRRRVNIGFVAGGLAVLIMLMWVGTALIISTADSRSAKETAAESLKTVTTLAITAQQARADETLSLIRRGDEDIRKQSYYQRIDEMKQQLARYVARDDSIDKSDLADAEALLDRWRAADDRITAYIAVGNYQAATQVALGTGEDDATPAFDKIDEALTRGIDQSRTQLRSDIVNARRVLSGATVGAALLSVVAAVSVALGIWPRLSEYR; encoded by the coding sequence GTGACTGTGGAGTTGGCGCACCCGTCGACCGAACCTCTCGCGTCGCGGTCACCGACGGCGCCGTCGCATCCGCGGTGGTGGTTCCTGTGGACCACTCCCGGCCGCATCCTGTCGATCGGCATGGTGCTGGCCGCGCTGGTGATCGCCAGCGCGTTCGCGACGTCGACGACGATCAACGACCGTCAGCAGGCGCTGACCGCCGTGCTCAACCACACCGAGCCGCTCGCGTTCGCCGCCGGACAGCTCTACACCACGCTGTCGGTGGCCGACGCCGCCGCGGCCACCGCGTTCATCGCCGGGGCTGAGCCGCGTCCGGTGCGGCAGCGCTACGAACAGGCCATCACCGATGCCTCCGTCGCGGTCACGCGCGCGTCGAGCGGGCTCACCGAGGAGTCTCTCGTCCAGTTGCTGGGCCGCATCAACGCGCGACTGGCGGTGTACACGGGTCTCGTCGAGACCGCGCGGACCAACAACCGTGCCGGCAACCCGGTCGGCTCCTCGTACCTGTCGGAAGCCTCGGCGCTGATGCAGTTGCAGATCCTGCCGGACGCACAGCGCCTCTACGAGGAGACCTCTGCGCGGGTCGACGCGGAGACGACGGCGTCGACGCGCATCCCGATCCCGGTGATCCTGGTGGTGACCGCGACGTTGCTGTTCGGGGTGTTCGCCAACCGCTGGCTGGCCAAACGCACCCGCCGGCGGGTGAACATCGGCTTCGTCGCGGGCGGTCTCGCGGTGCTGATCATGCTGATGTGGGTCGGCACCGCGCTGATCATCTCCACCGCCGACAGCCGCAGCGCCAAGGAGACGGCGGCCGAATCGCTCAAGACGGTCACGACGCTGGCGATCACCGCCCAGCAGGCCCGCGCCGACGAGACACTGTCGCTGATCCGGCGCGGTGACGAGGACATCCGCAAACAGTCCTATTACCAGCGCATCGACGAGATGAAGCAGCAGCTCGCCCGCTACGTCGCACGCGACGACTCGATCGACAAGAGCGATCTCGCCGACGCGGAGGCGCTGCTGGACCGGTGGCGCGCGGCCGACGACCGCATCACCGCCTACATCGCGGTGGGCAACTACCAGGCGGCGACGCAGGTCGCCCTCGGCACCGGTGAGGACGATGCGACGCCCGCGTTCGACAAGATCGACGAGGCGTTGACCCGGGGTATCGATCAGAGCCGCACCCAGCTGCGCAGCGACATCGTCAACGCGCGCAGGGTGCTCTCCGGGGCGACGGTGGGTGCGGCGCTGCTGTCGGTGGTGGCGGCGGTGTCGGTGGCGTTGGGGATCTGGCCGAGATTGAGTGAGTACCGCTGA
- a CDS encoding NUDIX hydrolase, which translates to MRGDGDGWVVSASGAAFWGRHGAAGLLLRAPGPNGAPAVLLQHRAPWSHQGGTWGLPGGARDSHETPEQAAVREAEEEAGLSPHQLTVRTTVVTAENSGWTYTTVIADATEQLVTVPNRESAELRWVAEDEVTDLPLHPGFAASWARLREVTALIPLMVNPQR; encoded by the coding sequence GTGCGTGGCGACGGTGACGGCTGGGTGGTGTCGGCCTCGGGCGCCGCGTTCTGGGGCAGGCACGGTGCGGCGGGGCTTCTGCTCCGCGCGCCGGGCCCGAACGGAGCACCGGCGGTGCTCCTCCAGCACCGGGCGCCGTGGAGCCACCAGGGCGGGACGTGGGGACTGCCGGGCGGTGCCCGCGACAGCCACGAGACCCCCGAACAGGCCGCGGTCCGCGAAGCCGAAGAGGAGGCCGGGCTCTCGCCCCACCAGCTGACCGTGCGCACGACGGTCGTCACCGCCGAGAACTCCGGATGGACGTACACGACCGTCATCGCCGATGCCACCGAGCAACTCGTCACCGTCCCGAACCGGGAGAGCGCCGAACTGCGCTGGGTCGCCGAGGACGAGGTCACCGACCTGCCGCTGCACCCCGGGTTCGCGGCGAGCTGGGCCCGGCTGCGCGAGGTCACGGCGCTGATTCCGCTGATGGTCAATCCGCAGCGCTGA
- the thiE gene encoding thiamine phosphate synthase: MPESPSLQGARLYLCTDARRERGDLADFADAALAGGVDIIQLRDKGSPGEKAFGPLEARAEIDALHVLAEAARRHNALVAVNDRADIARASGAEVLHLGQDDLPLTVARQIVGDRVVGRSTHDLAQAEAAIAEDVDYFCVGPCWPTPTKPGRAAPGLDLVREVAALNTAKPWFAIGGIDAQRLPDVLDAGARRVVVVRAITAAEDPRAAAEQLAGMLDSAV, translated from the coding sequence GTGCCCGAATCCCCGAGCCTGCAGGGTGCCCGCCTGTACCTGTGCACCGACGCCCGCCGCGAGCGCGGCGACCTCGCCGACTTCGCCGACGCCGCGCTGGCCGGCGGTGTCGACATCATCCAGCTCCGGGACAAGGGCTCGCCCGGCGAGAAGGCCTTCGGCCCGCTGGAGGCCCGCGCGGAGATCGACGCCCTCCACGTCCTCGCCGAGGCGGCACGCCGGCACAACGCGCTGGTCGCGGTCAACGACCGTGCCGATATCGCGCGGGCGTCCGGGGCCGAGGTGCTGCATCTGGGCCAGGACGACCTGCCTCTGACGGTGGCGCGACAGATCGTCGGCGACCGGGTGGTCGGTAGGTCCACCCACGACCTCGCGCAGGCCGAGGCCGCGATCGCCGAGGATGTCGACTACTTCTGTGTCGGCCCGTGCTGGCCGACGCCGACCAAGCCGGGACGCGCCGCTCCCGGGCTGGACCTGGTGCGGGAGGTCGCCGCACTGAACACCGCCAAGCCGTGGTTCGCGATCGGCGGCATCGACGCACAGAGGCTGCCCGACGTGCTCGACGCCGGGGCACGCCGGGTGGTCGTGGTGCGTGCGATCACCGCGGCCGAGGATCCGCGGGCGGCGGCCGAACAGTTGGCCGGGATGCTCGACTCCGCGGTGTGA
- the thiO gene encoding glycine oxidase ThiO, translated as MPAHTRGRLAVIGGGVIGLAVARRAALDGWATRVHRTEQPGASWVAGGMLAPHSEGWPGEEQLLTLGLESLRLWHEQFLGSLPAQVVTARESLVVAVDQADAADLRTVAAWLCAQGHPVTPTTSARDLEPLLAQGIRHGFSADTELAVDNRAVVAALAEQCERLDVRWAPPVDSLAETADADAVVIANGIDAPALWPGLPVRPVKGEVLRLRWRRGCLPVPRRVVRARVRGRQVYVVPRPDGVVVGATQYEHGRDTAPTVGGVRDLLDDACAVMPGLGEYEFAEAAAGLRPMTPDNLPLVSRLDERTLVAAGHGRSGFLLAPWTVEKIAAELEGAMVMEVAE; from the coding sequence ATGCCGGCGCACACGCGCGGACGACTGGCCGTCATCGGCGGGGGCGTCATCGGACTCGCGGTGGCCCGTCGCGCCGCGCTCGACGGATGGGCCACGCGGGTCCACCGGACAGAGCAACCCGGCGCGTCGTGGGTCGCCGGTGGGATGCTCGCCCCGCACAGCGAAGGGTGGCCCGGCGAGGAACAGTTGCTCACGCTCGGGCTCGAATCGCTGCGACTGTGGCACGAACAGTTCCTCGGCAGTCTCCCCGCTCAGGTGGTGACCGCGCGCGAATCCCTGGTGGTCGCCGTCGACCAGGCCGACGCCGCGGACCTCAGGACGGTCGCCGCGTGGCTGTGCGCGCAGGGCCATCCGGTGACGCCGACGACCTCGGCCCGTGACCTGGAACCTCTTCTCGCGCAGGGAATCCGGCACGGATTCAGTGCCGACACCGAGCTCGCGGTGGACAATCGCGCGGTGGTCGCCGCGCTGGCCGAGCAGTGTGAACGCCTCGACGTGCGGTGGGCGCCGCCCGTGGACTCGCTGGCGGAGACCGCGGACGCCGACGCCGTGGTGATCGCCAACGGCATCGACGCGCCCGCGCTGTGGCCGGGTCTGCCCGTGCGCCCGGTCAAGGGTGAGGTGCTCCGGTTGCGCTGGCGCCGTGGATGTCTGCCGGTTCCGCGCCGCGTCGTGCGGGCCCGGGTGCGGGGACGGCAGGTGTACGTCGTGCCGCGCCCCGACGGGGTGGTGGTCGGCGCCACCCAGTACGAACACGGCCGCGACACCGCGCCGACGGTCGGGGGTGTGCGCGATCTGCTCGACGATGCGTGTGCGGTGATGCCCGGGCTGGGGGAGTACGAATTCGCCGAGGCGGCTGCGGGTCTGCGGCCGATGACGCCGGACAACCTGCCGCTCGTCAGCAGGCTCGACGAGCGCACGCTGGTCGCGGCGGGACACGGCCGGTCGGGTTTTCTGCTGGCGCCGTGGACGGTGGAGAAGATCGCCGCCGAGCTGGAAGGAGCGATGGTCATGGAGGTCGCCGAATGA
- the thiS gene encoding sulfur carrier protein ThiS: MKVTCNDEAVEVDDGTTVTQLLGLLGIPEKGIAVAVDWAVIPRSHWDTALTDGAKVEVVTAVQGG, encoded by the coding sequence ATGAAGGTCACATGCAACGACGAAGCGGTCGAGGTCGACGACGGCACCACCGTCACGCAGCTGCTGGGCCTGCTCGGTATCCCCGAGAAGGGCATCGCGGTCGCGGTGGACTGGGCGGTGATCCCACGCTCCCACTGGGACACCGCGCTGACCGACGGCGCCAAGGTGGAAGTGGTCACGGCGGTGCAGGGTGGCTGA